Proteins encoded in a region of the Mycolicibacterium chitae genome:
- a CDS encoding phosphotriesterase family protein, with translation MHEHVFVLSPEMMQNDPQVWGDEQARKRDAIARLTELKARGVDTIVDLTVIGLGRYIPRIAEIAAATEINIVVATGVYTYNDVPMYFHFTGPDTALGGPDPMIDLFVRDITEGIAGTGVKAAILKCATDEPGLTPGVERVLRAVAQAHRQTGVPISTHTHAATRRGLDQQRVFAEEGVDLTRVVIGHCGDTTDLDYLEELIAAGSYIGMDRFGADVYLPTPERVDTVARLCERGHADKMVLSHDASCFIDWLPEEMVPVVLPNWHYLHIHNDVLPALRERGVTEEQIRAMLVDNPRKIFATRGGY, from the coding sequence ATGCATGAGCACGTCTTCGTACTGTCGCCGGAGATGATGCAGAACGACCCGCAGGTCTGGGGCGACGAGCAGGCCCGCAAGCGCGACGCGATCGCCCGACTGACCGAACTCAAGGCCCGCGGTGTGGACACCATCGTCGACCTCACGGTGATCGGGCTGGGTCGCTACATCCCGCGAATCGCCGAGATCGCCGCGGCCACCGAGATCAACATCGTCGTCGCGACCGGCGTCTACACCTACAACGACGTCCCGATGTATTTCCACTTCACCGGCCCGGACACCGCGCTCGGCGGGCCGGACCCGATGATCGACCTGTTCGTCCGCGACATCACCGAGGGCATCGCCGGCACCGGAGTCAAGGCCGCGATCCTCAAGTGCGCGACCGACGAACCGGGCCTGACGCCGGGCGTCGAACGGGTGCTGCGCGCCGTGGCGCAGGCCCACCGCCAGACCGGCGTCCCGATCTCCACTCACACCCACGCCGCGACCCGGCGCGGCCTCGATCAGCAGCGGGTCTTCGCCGAGGAGGGGGTGGACCTGACCCGGGTGGTGATCGGGCACTGCGGCGACACCACCGACCTCGACTACCTCGAGGAACTGATCGCGGCCGGCTCCTACATCGGCATGGACCGCTTCGGCGCCGACGTGTACCTGCCCACCCCGGAACGCGTCGACACCGTGGCGCGGCTGTGCGAACGCGGCCACGCCGACAAGATGGTGCTGTCCCACGACGCGTCGTGCTTCATCGACTGGCTGCCCGAGGAGATGGTCCCGGTGGTGCTGCCCAACTGGCACTACCTGCACATCCACAACGACGTGCTGCCGGCGCTGCGCGAGCGCGGGGTCACCGAGGAGCAGATCCGCGCCATGCTGGTGGACAACCCCCGCAAGATCTTCGCCACCAGGGGCGGCTACTGA